The Polypterus senegalus isolate Bchr_013 chromosome 1, ASM1683550v1, whole genome shotgun sequence genomic sequence tctcccttcattcgaggctggagtcgggtggaagtaggacaaagcaagaggagtgtggaggcggcccgaagaaaggcattgtggccaggactgaggactatttggggtttgtgcacgtgactgggtcggTGTGACctaagtattgtaaatattgtggttaataagcgtgtggtggttggataacaacatgtccgcctgtctgtgccggtgcgttcatatatatatatatatatatatatatatatatatatatatatatatacatacatatatatatatatatactagctgtgtaagcctgtgctgtaaaaagcccaggatcctagaaactattgaaatcatcagaaaaaaattgaaatgtagagatgtcaaatAATTGGatggaactactctgggtgtctctctcctaggaagattcattttgccgatgtgctcgatCGACATTTTGTCGATGTgtttactttgtctttcttctgaggttttgttttactgacgtgctggccctgcttgtggtgttagtggctaagcgagttttctgtttcctcagaggtggagcccttacccgactccatctctcacttccaggccggacagacacacacacttccatgagtagatgtttatatataagatgtatgtagataggatataacaggttggataatgactgactatatatattttacacacacactgcACCCCTCtcgggatcgaacctcggacgccagCGGTGAAGCCTCTTACGTTATAGCCACGGCGGTGGTCGGTTTATTAGGTAACCACCcaaacaatcagattgtgattcagactacgaatgccatgaacgGAATTACCCGAtgtacatgctgtcaaataaatgaaccacatgccgtggcaacGTAGAGGCTttgcacatatatatgtgtgtgtgtgtgtatatacactcacctaaaggattattaggaacaccatactaatacggtgtttgaccccctttcgccttcagaactgccttaattctacgtggcattgattcaacaaggtgctgaaagcattctttagacatgttggcccatattgataggatagcatcttgcagttgatggagatttgtgggatgcacatccatggcatgaagctcccgttccaccacatcccaaagatgctctattgggttgagatctggtgactgtgggggccattttagtacagtgaactcattgtcatgttcaagaaaccaatttgaaatgatttgagctttgtgacatggtgtattatcctgctaataataataataataataataatatccaatatggtgttccacaaggctctatcctgggtccgctgttattctcaatctacatgcttccgttaggtcagattatctcagggcacaacgtgagctaccacagctatgctgatgacacacagctgtacttatcaatagcacctgatgaccctgattctattgattcactaacacaatgtctgacttgtatctcagaatggatgaatagtaattttctcaagttaaataaagagaaaactgaaattttagtgatcagcaataatggatacaatgaagctattagaaataaactggatacattaggattaaaaagtcaagacggaggtaaaaagtttaggggtgattgttgactgtaatctgaattttaaatcacatattaatcagatcattaggacagcattttttcacttaagaaacataagtaaagttagacctcttttatcactgaaagatgctgagaaattagttcacgcgcttgttttcagtcgactagattactgtaatgcactcctctcaggactacccaaaaagatataaatcgtttgcaactagtgcagaatgcagctgctagaatcctaactaaataaaagaaaatccgaacacatttctccagttttgatgtcactacactggttacctgtgtcattcagaattgactttaaaattctgcttatggtttataaagccttgaataatctcgccccatcttatatatcggaatgtctgacaccttatattccaaatcgtaacctcagatcctcaaatgagtgtctccttagaattccaagaacaaaacttaaaagaagtggtgaggcggccttctgctgttatgcacctaaaatctggaatagcctgccaataggaattcgccaggctgatacagtagagcactttaaaacactgctgaaaacacattactttaacatggccttttataacttcattttaatcgtaatttaacttaatcctgatactctatgttcaattcatcataacaactattcatggtggctctaaaatcggtactgaccctactctcttttctgtttctttttccggtttctttgtggtggtggcctgccacctccacctactcaaagcttcatgatgctccaacaatgatggacggattaaaaggaagaagtctacgtgaccatcatcatcatcaagcccttccgtgagaaccctaaatccaaagaggactgtttcatttatgttaggtagaatgcccagaggggactgggcgtctcatggtctggaatccctacagattttatttttctccagccgtctggagttttttgtttttctgtcccctggccattgaaccttactcttattcgatgttaatgttgatttattttttataattatgtctttcatttttctattctttaatatgtaaagcactttgagctactgtttgtatgaaaatgtgctatataaataaatgttgttgttgttgttgttgctggaagtagccatcagaggatgggtacatggtggtcatgaagggatggacatggtcagaaacaatgctcaggtagcccatggcatttaaacgatgcccaaatGGCACTAAGGgccctaaagtgtgccaagaaaacatccccacaccattacaccaccaccaccagcctgcactgtggtaacaaggcatgatggatccatgttctcattctgtttacgccaaattctgactctactatttgaatgtctcaacagaaatcgagactcatcagaccaggcaacatttttccagtcttcaactgtccaattttggtgagcttgtgcaaattgtagcctctttttctatttgtagtggagatgagtggtaccggtggggtcttctgctgttgtagcccatccgcctcaaggttgtgcgtgttgtggcttcacaaatgctttgctgcatacctcggttgtaacgagtggttatttcagtcaaagttgctcttctatcagcttgaatcagtcggcccattctcctctgacctctagcatcaacaaggcattttcgcccacaggactgccgcatactggatgtttttcccttttcacaccattctttgtaaaccctagaaatggttgtgcgtgaaaatcccagtaactgagcagactgtgaaatactcagaccgcccgtctggcaccaacaaccatgccacgctcaaaattgcttaaatcacctttctttcccattctgacattcagtttggagttcaggagattgtcttgaccaggaccacacccctaaatgcattgaagcaactgccatgtgattggttgattagataattgcattaatgagaaattgaacaggtgttcctaataatcgtttaggtgagtgtatatatatatatatataagtgtctgtatatatgtatacttatttattcattttatcataGCAACCCAACAATATACTGTGTGTACAGAGAATCTTAGTCTCTTTAAAGATGTAGTACCCCAAGGCTGGCATCACAGCTGACTCTGCATGGGCACTGAAATAGCTGTCATTTTTATTGGCTCTTAATTATCCCTACTCCATATATGGTAATAAAAGTAGGAAAAGAGATGAGCTTGGAACAGGGCTGATCACATTGGCTTGTGGGGAGAAACAATATTTTGAACTCAGCAATCAGAATGTTAATTGCCTCTGCAACTAAACTGTTGGGAAAAGAGTTTTTGCTTATTCTCTCTCTTATGGGAATGGAACTTTAAATGAACACAAACACCTTATAATCATCTTGATTTTTAgtacagtaagtttttttttcccccttttctgtGAGTATGGTGGTATAGTGGCTACTGCAGCTGTCTGAGTGCCTGTGGGCCAGGTAGGACTGCTTGGAATTCCCACATTTTCTCCATGGCCACATCCATACTATTATGTTTTAGTTTAAGAACGCACACATTAGTTCCCATTTTTGACTTTTCTCCCCACTACTATGGTATATTCAACCCTGAAAACAGAGACTGCTCTCCAGAGTTGTAAACTTCTGAAAATGCAGCGTTAGCATTATAATGTAGATGTGTGAACATGCAGACCATAATCATGCTCTGATCTGTTTGTGTTGATTACGTAGTCCTTTCCCCGACTGGATTGTTCTTATTAAAACATCTCATTCACTGAAAtgtcacccttcatggaagaaaaacatattccaacacTGAGGACATAGAAGACTTGCTTACCATGGCTCTTATTCTGTTTCTTACCTGTATGCctctaaattgtgttttggagttcattttgttttttaaatgacaatACAGTAGattggacttagcctgtgtttaTTTAGGGTTCTTCCCATGTGTCAAACTTGTTAgtgttacattaaatgttgattaAAACTGGCCCAATGCTGTAAGCAGGGCTGACATCTTCTCTGTCTGCAAAACTGCTAGTTACAGGATATGACATaatatgaccctgtagttaacaAAGCatatttcagaaatggaagaatTGGTAGTTTGAAATAACCTTTGACAAGTAGATGGTAATGGTTAAAGGTTATTTCAGTGCTGAAAGGGAAAGAAAGTTAATGGCACAACCTTGTGGCTGTATTGCCTTCATTGGCTGTGCAACTAAGAAGGAAGAAGCAGGTAACAGAGAGAGATGGATACGGTGGGAACAAAGCCAGGGTAGATGATAGGAGAAAAAGGGAGAGCAGGTGAGAAAACATcaccattagagaagatgaagaagagatTAAAACATTAGTCAGTGATGCCTGGGTGAGAATGAGCTTGGcttacagcagcgtttctcaacctttaaatatttgcgacccgagttttcataacagttttaatcgtgcccccctaacgtctttttgaaaggagcccactaatatcaatttgttcttttttaattaataatatatcatagatgcatattttattatacctaattaactttatcgacatttatctaactctatatttatttttctagtatcagaatgtagtttaagttaatttgtttgggtttcaatagatgtatttttcatattttcgattcttgttttctttttttcacatctttgcgcccccctagaggggcccgacccacaggttgagaaccactggcttacagttttttctttgaaaagtgtctttgaagtccTGTGAGAGAACACAAACAGAGAATTGCAATATGCTTTGTCAGGCCTTTCGTTTTAGTGGCTTGAAGGTGCTCCTTGAAACGGTCTGCTGTCTCCCTGtttcacttactgtatgtagGTGGCTGGACACTTACTATAAGAAATGCAGCAGATAAGAATTTTAGACTGGCAAGAGGCCCGTTATTTAATACTGAATTTACGAGAGGGATCAGATATAAGGAGATTGTTGGTGACATAGCGGCTCCAGTTACAGCTCAAAGTGCCTGGTGATGAATGTGTCTCTCCTGTGAAGTCAGCTGTGGATGAGAAGTTTGCATAGGTTAGGTGGCCGACAAAAGGAGATCAAGGGAGGGTTAGGAATAAAGGCTCCAGTGGACGACCTGTGGGAGAGAAGTACAGTCGACCCTCGATATACGAcgggcctgacatgcgaacaacttggtttacggccaaaatttttgttttgaattacgacCAACGTCTTGAGTTACGATCCAAATGCAGTCATGTTTATCCgtttgtgcgattgtaaacaaacagccgagagcgttcgcaagcgtcagtcggagcccagatacgtgtgtttgtggacatcatttcggtcagtgcagtgatttatataatttataattgctgtcaaaatggccccaaaaaagctagaaaagaagctAAAGAaggaaggtaacgaaggtaaagaaagcgatcacaatcaaaacgaagaaggaaattgtgcggaaatatgagagtggcattCGTGTGAccaatctcgctaatatgtaaagcatgttgaaatccaccatcttgagaattttacaaagaaaagatttgtatgAGGAAGCTAGTGTTGCTATAGGTGTTACTCAAATGAGTAAGTCATGATCAACAGTGTTAGACGAGGTAGAAAAGCTATTATTAGTGTGGATAAACGAAAGGCAGATGGCAGGTGATAGCCTATCTGAGTCTATAATTTGTGAAAAAGCTAGGGCTATAAATGCAGATCTGTTAAAGGATAAGCCATCAACAAGTGATAGTGGTGAAACATTTCGTGCCAGTAAGGGGTGGTTTCACAATTTTAAAGCGAGAACTGGGATTCATAGCGTAGTTAGGCATGGTGAAGCAGCCAGTGCTGATAAAAGTGCTGCCGAAAATTATATACACCACTTTGAAACGATAACACAGAGAAATGGCTTTTGCTCTCATCAAGCTGTCAACCGTGACGAAACTGGGCTTTTCTGGAAGAAAATGCCCAGGAGAACATTaattacccaggaagagaagaAAATGCTAGGCCACAAGCCTATGAAGGATAGGCTAACCTTATTGTTATATGCCAGTGGAAGTGGCGACCTCAAGATAAAGCCTCTCTTGGTTTATCACTCTGAGACCCCTAGAGTGTTCAGAAAACATACAGTCATGAAGAATAGGCTAGGGGTCATGTGGAGATCTAAAGCAAAAGCCTGGGTAACAAGAGTGCTTTTTCTTGAGTGGATCAGGGAGGTTTTCTGTCCTACTGTTAAGAAATATCTTGAGGACAAAGGCTTACCACTTAAGGATCTCCTCATCATGGACAATGCTCCTGCTCACCCAAGAGACTTGGAAGAAGAGTTGGCTGAAGAATTCCCATGGCTTATAGTAGAGTTCCCCCCACCTAATACAACTCATCTACTGCAGCCTATGGACCAGCAGGTTATAGCTAACTTTAGGAAGCTATACACCAAAGAACTgttccagaagtgcttccagatgGTCTCAGATACAGATTTAACTCTTACAGAGTTCTGGAAGAAACATTACAACATCCTTTCATGTGTGGGGTTAATAGGCAAATCCTGGGCCAATGTCTCTCTAAGGACACTGAGATCTGCCTGGGAGAAAGTGTGGCCTAAAATTATAGAGGAGAGAGACTTTGAAGGCTTTGTAGAGGATCCTGAGCCTGCCACTGACCATGTGGTTGATGACATTGTCACTATAGCTCAGTCCATAGGCTTGCAGGTAGGCAGTGGTGATGTTGACGAACTGGTGGAGGAACACTCGGAGGAATTGTCTACAGAGGTACTTCAGCAACTTCTGGCTGAGCAACAGAAAATGGCAGCTGAGGAGCTTTCTGAAGAGGAGGGGGAGGATCAACAATCAGTGCAGCAAATGTCTTCTTCTGAAATAAAGGACATCCTGAAAAACTGGACAGagctacaaacatttgtagagaaGACTTACCCAGACAGAGAAAAAGCTAATTGTTGCATTAACTTGCTTAATGATAATGTCATGTCATACTGCAGAACTGTgttgaagaaaagacagaaacagaTAACCTTAGACCAGTTTTTATTTCCGAAAAGGCTGAGACCTTGTGAGCCAGAAGCAGGTCCTAGTGGGCTACAGCCTCTCCCAAGGAGAGAAAGGACACCAGAGGGCCAGAGTCCTGATGTTCTTAAGGAAGGGGactctccttccaaacaataaccaccttccatttcattctcctcctcctcccttcctgcaagccaaagatgtcaacttaaatggtgagtacagtatgaaattgttgtttctggtaggctaggcagtttttattactttttggttAGTTTCAAtacaaaaattattggtgtttttggtaaatgatgcacattatacacccttttttattatgaaaagcttaagtaagtgttgctgtgggaggttcggaacgcattaagagaatttccattatttcttatgggaaaaatagtcttgacttacaaccaagttgagttacaaccagccctcgtgaacgaattgagttcgtaagtcaagggtccactgtatgaTAAAGAAGTTTgaagtaatctatctatctatctatcaaattaaTCAGTAGCTCTTTGAGGGACCGCTACAGAAGCCTATGTTCATGTTGAATACCCCTCTTGTAACTAATTAATTCTGTGACACGGCTCAGAAAAACGGGCTAATGAAAACGGATAGATATTCTATAaagaagaacaacatttatttatatagcacattttcatacaataatgtagctcaaagtgctttatatgatgaagaaaagagaaaaaagacaaaataagaattaaagtaagacagcattaattaacatagaataagtgtaaggtctgatggtcagggaggacagaaaaaaaaccccaaaaaactccagactgctggagagaaaaaataaaatctgcaggggttccagaccatgagaccatccagtcccctctgggcattctacctcacataaatgaaacagtcctctttggatttagggttctcatggaaggacttggtgatgatggtcatgtagacttctggcttttaatccatcaatgtgggaGCATCACgctgctttgattaggtggtggtggcggaggtcgccaccacagaaaaccggaaaagaaacagaagagagggcaggggtcagtatggattttagagccaccatgaacagttatgataatgaattgaatatacagagtatcaggattaaattaaagtgaagctatgagaaggccatgtgaaatgtgttttcagcagttttttaaagtgctccactgcattagcctggcgaattcctattggcaagctattccagattttaggtgcattaaCAGCAGAAGCCATATTTCAGAGTCCCATTCTAAGAGTGCGTATGATGGAGTACTTACACTGTCTGTTTTATAGCGTCTCTCACAGAGAGAACTAAACTTTATTcagctttttttatttgtcacctTTCAATGAGCACAATTCTCTGAACGCCAATCCTCGATCATTTCAACAGTCATTTTTTGATGTCAGCTTTATCCCAAACTGCTAAGCGAAGCATGACGTATAACAGCAAGTATTCTAATTAAAAGCGTAGCTCGCAATGAAAGGGTACAGTTAATTCTCACAGTAACAATGAAGCAACGCATTTTACTTGGCGTCCATTATTTTATGCTGGGGTACAAAgaaaaaccatttttattttatacagcgcCGTTTCATATTGAACATGACGCTCCTCAACTCCAGCTACACCGTACAATTGTTATCGGTTACGGTTACCTTTGAAGCTCGGGGAGGGTGacatgacttgctcagggtgacACAGTCAGAAATGGCTTGAAGTCCAGAGCCTTGGCCACCACATCTCACTGACCCACTTTGAGACACTGAAACATTTTAACCAGCGCAGCCTTCGAGGGGTGCTCGCTAAACAGCAACGCTATAAATGTATTCGTTGCAAGAGGTTTTAAGAAGGAAGCCACAAATAACGCAACGAGGAAGCTGGCTACTTTGCATGAGCAGCTCGGTGGTCGCGCACTCAGCGATTCGGAACGATGTAAACAATACCGAGCGTGACGCCTCGGGGGGCTGGCTTCACACGGAACTGGGCGGGGTCCGAATACTGAATATAATAAACACGGCGGCTGCACGACAAGCTACAGCCGCTGCATTGTTCGCTCGTTTCTACGAGACAACAGGAAAGCGCTAGGTATCCATAGCTGTTGGTGTGAAGAAAAGGAGACAGCGTGTCGCCGGACGAAGAGCACAGGCCGTGCAGACGGTCGAGGAGAGCCGTAGCTGCCAGGACGGATAGAGCAGTCCGGGCGGTATGGCGCTTTGGATCGCAACAGCAAATCTTTCTTCCAAAGGCTATCGGCAAGCTGGACTCGTATGCTAAATACTGCAGTAACAAGAAGGCGGCGGATCTCGTGGGGGTTTTAGTCcttttttcccctctctttctTTCGCACACTGCTTCGCATGTATTGactcaagaaaattaaaaaaataataacgagAACAGCCACATTACTTGAGCAGCCCAGAGACAGACGACGATTACCTCTGCCAGTCAAATCAGAAGAGAATAGTCCACCACTTGGAGAGTCGTAACCGACCACTCCAGAAAGAGTTTGACCAGTTGAGGGCGTGGACAGCTCCATCACTCGAGCGTGCCAAACAAGTGCATCTCCCATCTGTGCAGGCGACCATGGCTGACGGGCCGAGGCAACGAGGCAGCACCGCAGCACCTGCTGAAAGTGAGGGGGCTGCAAAAAGCCAAGGCGATTCAGGGGTGGCCCTGAAGAAGGAGATCGGCCTGATAAGTGGCTGTGGGATCATTGTGGGTAAGGTGGCCATGCAATCTTTGAATTAAGCATAACTGTGCAGGGACCGTCTCCTGGGATGTGAGACATCGAGTCGTCACATAGGTGTGTGGAATCGCCGAAGACACTGCTAGAGAATTGTGGCAGCGGGGCAGCAATTTATTTCAGATACTCTCGTGGCCATTCTTGCTTCTCCCTCCCCCAGATCTTTACTGTATGTGTCATTCAGATCGTACAGATCCGTCAATCTTACAATGAAAGGTCTTTTTGATAAAGTAAAACTACATCTTAAATTTTGATTTTCCTGTTATAGCTGCCTTACAATGAAAGGTCTGTTTGATAAAGTAACACTAAAAAAAGATTATtctttaaaatttagattttccTGTTCTAGCTGACAGCACAATTATAATTCTGCGATTTGGACGCTGAGGTTTACTTATTCATGCAAGTGTCCGTTTTTGTATAGTGgcttttttaaaactaaacacCGGTTCAGGACACTTGCATTTTAAGCCACTACACTCTACTGTCCACTGTATTgtgcttttcttaattttttttttgatttttagtaaccTTAAa encodes the following:
- the LOC120523081 gene encoding tigger transposable element-derived protein 1-like, producing MAGDSLSESIICEKARAINADLLKDKPSTSDSGETFRASKGWFHNFKARTGIHSVVRHGEAASADKSAAENYIHHFETITQRNGFCSHQAVNRDETGLFWKKMPRRTLITQEEKKMLGHKPMKDRLTLLLYASGSGDLKIKPLLVYHSETPRVFRKHTVMKNRLGVMWRSKAKAWVTRVLFLEWIREVFCPTVKKYLEDKGLPLKDLLIMDNAPAHPRDLEEELAEEFPWLIVEFPPPNTTHLLQPMDQQVIANFRKLYTKELFQKCFQMVSDTDLTLTEFWKKHYNILSCVGLIGKSWANVSLRTLRSAWEKVWPKIIEERDFEGFVEDPEPATDHVVDDIVTIAQSIGLQVGSGDVDELVEEHSEELSTEVLQQLLAEQQKMAAEELSEEEGEDQQSVQQMSSSEIKDILKNWTELQTFVEKTYPDREKANCCINLLNDNVMSYCRTVLKKRQKQITLDQFLFPKRLRPCEPEAGPSGLQPLPRRERTPEGQSPDVLKEGDSPSKQ